The Babylonia areolata isolate BAREFJ2019XMU chromosome 32, ASM4173473v1, whole genome shotgun sequence genome window below encodes:
- the LOC143276414 gene encoding uncharacterized protein LOC143276414, translated as MVPFRGYSTRGRLTFGAHAGGQFAPRGFRTVALTVSLTVCEFGVTPELTVPPSQTVPQGCVVLDVSSWSYIPWDNPDNLVSQDTVIAVGSVVGAVCMPVLFLVAVPSNILNMLVFNKQGLKERVNLCLFYLSLVDLLNVINRFVTSLDTLRSAFTTQTVGPVFQFIINNKLFGLHAFMSLSGFTSTLIACERCLCVVSPLRSQTLLKTRTTAVVLAVATVVIMSGSMVIGMRWSVMCVFDRLSNTTSKAVYSSQFREENKHILDGISFILGTLQVFIYVSVTTAATLVTSVKLRKMAAWREQTSTSTLSAREIALTRTLIAVSVLFLFCSVPAIISGIGFLFVPDFSLSGRYYNFTKLFVGLVELASVINSTFNFFVYCSLGSRYKETLCALLPCPRAAVSVS; from the exons GGCGCCTGACGTTTGGAGCCCATGCAGGAGGCCAGTTCGCTCCACGGGGTTTCCGCACCGTGGCACTGACAGTGTcactgacagtgt GTGAATTCGGTGTAACACCAGAGCTGACCGTCCCCCCCAGCCAGACGGTCCCACAGGGCTGCGTGGTTCTGGATGTGTCCTCGTGGAGTTACATCCCCTGGGACAACCCAGACAACCTGGTCAGCCAGGACACGGTGATCGCTGTGGGCTCAGTGGTGGGCGCGGTGTGCATGCCCGTCCTCTTCCTGGTCGCCGTGCCCAGCAACATCCTCAACATGCTGGTCTTCAACAAGCAGGGCCTCAAAGAACGAGTCAATCTGTGTCTCTTCTACCTCTCGCTTGTCGACCTTCTGAACGTGATCAACCGCTTTGTCACCAGCCTGGACACTCTCCGGTCCGCGTTCACCACCCAGACCGTTGGACCAGTGTTTCagttcatcatcaacaacaagctGTTCGGGCTGCATGCCTTTATGTCACTCTCTGGCTTCACCTCCACGCTGATCGCGTGTgagcggtgtctgtgtgtggtgagtcCCCTGCGTTCCCAGACCCTGCTGAAGACTCGAACCACGGCTGTTGTGCTGGCTGTGGCCACTGTGGTCATCATGTCCGGGTCCATGGTGATCGGCATGAGGTGGAGCGTCATGTGTGTGTTCGATCGTCTGAGCAACACCACGTCCAAAGCGGTGTACAGCAGTCAGTTCCGTGAAGAGAACAAACACATTCTGGACGGCATCAGTTTCATTTTGGGGACGTTGCAAGTCTTTATTTACGTCAGCGTGACCACAGCTGCCACCCTTGTGACGTCAGTGAAGCTGAGGAAAATGGCGGCGTGGCGAGAACAGACGTCGACGTCCACGCTGTCGGCACGAGAGATAGCGCTGACCCGAACTCTGATCGCAgtgtctgttctgtttctgttctgttccgtTCCGGCCATAATCTCGGGCattggttttctgtttgttcccGATTTCAGCCTGAGTGGCCGCTACTACAACTTCACCAAGCTTTTTGTCGGCTTAGTTGAGCTGGCTTCTGTAATCAACTCCACCTTCAATTTCTTTGTCTACTGTTCCCTGGGATCCAGGTACAAGGAAACCCTCTGTGCATTGCTGCCATGTCCTCGTGCCGCTGTCAGTGTCAGCTGA